The following proteins are co-located in the Vigna angularis cultivar LongXiaoDou No.4 chromosome 2, ASM1680809v1, whole genome shotgun sequence genome:
- the LOC108329645 gene encoding lysine histidine transporter 1, protein MVGAGVLSLPYAMSELGWGPGVTVLVLSWIITLYTLWQMVEMHEMVPGKRFDRYHELGQYAFGEKLGLYIVVPQQLVVEIGVNIVYMVTGGKSLQKFHDTVCDSCKKIKLTFFIMIFASVHFVLSHLPNFNSISGVSLAAAVMSLSYSTIAWTASAHKGVQEDVQYGYEAKSTSEGVFNFLSGLGDVAFAYAGHNVVLEIQATIPSTPERPSKGPMWKGVVIAYIVVALCYFPVALVGYWMFGNGVQDNILISLEKPKWLIAMANMFVVIHVIGSYQIYAMPVFDMIETVLVKKLNFKPSRMLRFIVRNTYVALTMFVGIIFPFFGGLLGFFGGFAFAPTTYFLPCVMWLSIYKPKRFGLSWWSNWICIVFGLFLMILSPIGGLRSIIISAKSYKFFS, encoded by the exons ATGGTTGGGGCTGGTGTTCTCAGTCTCCCCTATGCCATGTCTGAGCTAGGATG GGGTCCTGGGGTAACTGTACTTGTTCTGTCATGGATCATCACCCTTTACACTCTGTGGCAAATGGTTGAGATGCATGAAATGGTTCCTGGCAAACGTTTTGACAGATACCATGAACTAGGGCAGTATGCCTTTGGGGAAAAGCTAGGACTTTATATTGTGGTGCCTCAACAGCTTGTGGTTGAAATTGGGGTGAACATTGTCTATATGGTCACTGGAGGGAAATCCTTGCAGAAATTCCATGACACTGTGTGTGATAGCTGCAAAAAGATCAAGTTGACCTTCTTCATTATGATCTTTGCATCTGTTCACTTTGTATTGTCTCACCTGCCTAACTTCAACTCCATTTCTGGTGTATCTTTGGCTGCAGCAGTTATGTCCTTGAG TTACTCTACCATTGCTTGGACAGCTTCTGCTCACAAGGGTGTTCAAGAAGATGTACAATATGGTTACGAAGCTAAAAGTACATCAGAAGGAGTGTTTAACTTCCTTAGTGGCCTTGGAGATGTTGCTTTTGCCTATGCTGGACACAATGTGGTGTTGGAAATCCAAGCAACAATTCCATCTACTCCAGAGAGACCATCCAAGGGTCCTATGTGGAAAGGAGTGGTTATTGCTTACATAGTTGTGGCTCTGTGCTACTTCCCAGTTGCCCTTGTTGGTTACTGGATGTTTGGAAATGGGGTTCAAGACAACATTCTCATCAGTCTAGAGAAACCAAAATGGCTTATTGCAATGGCCAACATGTTTGTTGTCATACATGTTATTGGAAGTTATCAG ATTTATGCAATGCCAGTGTTTGACATGATCGAAACAGTGTTGGTGAAGAAGTTGAACTTCAAACCCAGTCGAATGCTTCGTTTTATTGTACGCAATACATATGTGG CATTAACAATGTTCGTTGGTATTATCTTCCCATTCTTTGGTGGTCTTTTAGGATTTTTTGGAGGATTTGCTTTTGCACCAACAACATATTTT CTGCCTTGTGTCATGTGGCTTTCAATCTACAAACCAAAGAGATTCGGCTTGTCTTGGTGGAGCAACTGG ATATGCATTGTGTTTGGCCTTTTCTTGATGATTCTATCTCCAATTGGAGGATTGAGGTCCATTATAATCAGTGCCAAGAGCTACAAATTTTTCTCATAA
- the LOC108327913 gene encoding lysine histidine transporter 1 produces MATQTPVENNYLKNATEEELQRQKAIDDWLPITSSRNAKWWYSAFHNVTAMVGAGVLSLPYAMSELGWGPGVTVLVLSWIITLYTLWQMVEMHEMVPGKRFDRYHELGQYAFGEKLGLYIVVPQQLVVEIGVNIVYMVTGGKSLQKFHDTVCDSCKKIKLTFFIMIFASVHFVLSHLPNFNSISGVSLAAAVMSLSYSTIAWTASANKGVQEDVQYGYKAKSTVGTVFNFFSALGDVAFAYAGHNVVLEIQATIPSTPEKPSKGPMWKGVIVAYIVVALCYFPVALVGYWMFGNGVQDNILMSLEKPKWLIATANMFVVIHVIGSYQIYAMPVFDMIETLLVKKLNFKPSIVLRFIVRNLYVAFTMFVAITFPFFGGLLGFFGGFAFAPTTYFLPCIMWLAIYKPRRFSLSWLTNWICIVLGLMLMILSPIGGLRSIIIDAKNYHFYS; encoded by the exons ATGGCAACTCAAACACCAGTTGAAAACAATTATCTCAAAAACGCT ACTGAAGAAGAATTGCAGAGGCAGAAGGCAATTGATGATTGGCTTCCAATTACTTCTTCAAGGAATGCAAAATGGTGGTACTCTGCCTTCCACAATGTCACTGCCATGGTTGGGGCTGGTGTTCTCAGTCTCCCCTATGCCATGTCTGAGCTAGGATG GGGTCCTGGTGTAACTGTGCTTGTTCTGTCATGGATCATCACCCTTTACACTCTGTGGCAAATGGTTGAGATGCATGAAATGGTTCCTGGCAAACGTTTTGACAGATACCATGAACTAGGGCAGTATGCCTTTGGGGAAAAGCTAGGACTTTATATTGTGGTGCCTCAACAGCTTGTGGTTGAAATTGGGGTGAACATTGTCTATATGGTCACTGGAGGGAAATCCTTGCAGAAATTCCATGACACTGTGTGTGATAGCTGCAAAAAGATCAAGTTGACCTTCTTCATTATGATCTTTGCATCTGTTCACTTTGTATTGTCTCACCTGCCTAACTTCAACTCCATTTCTGGTGTATCTTTGGCAGCAGCAGTTATGTCCTTGAG TTACTCTACCATTGCTTGGACAGCTTCTGCTAACAAGGGTGTTCAAGAAGATGTACAATATGGTTACAAAGCTAAGAGTACAGTGGGAACAGTGTTTAATTTCTTTAGTGCCCTTGGTGATGTTGCTTTTGCCTACGCTGGACACAATGTGGTGTTGGAAATCCAAGCAACAATTCCATCTACTCCAGAGAAACCATCCAAGGGTCCTATGTGGAAAGGAGTGATTGTTGCTTACATAGTTGTGGCTCTGTGCTACTTCCCAGTTGCCCTTGTTGGTTACTGGATGTTTGGAAATGGGGTTCAAGACAACATTCTCATGAGTCTAGAGAAACCAAAATGGCTTATTGCAACGGCTAACATGTTTGTTGTCATACATGTTATTGGAAGTTATCAG ATTTATGCAATGCCAGTGTTTGACATGATCGAAACTTTGTTGGTGAAGAAGTTGAACTTCAAACCTAGTATAGTGCTTCGCTTTATTGTACGCAATTTATACGTGG CATTCACAATGTTCGTTGCTATTACCTTCCCATTCTTTGGTGGTCTCCTAGGATTTTTCGGAGGATTTGCTTTTGCACCTACAACATACTTC CTCCCTTGTATCATGTGGCTTGCAATCTACAAACCAAGGAGATTCAGCTTGTCTTGGTTGACCAACTGG ATCTGCATTGTGCTTGGCCTAAtgttgatgattttatcaccaaTTGGAGGATTGAGGTCAATTATAATTGATGCCAAGAACTACCACTTCTACTCATAA